In one Grus americana isolate bGruAme1 chromosome 1, bGruAme1.mat, whole genome shotgun sequence genomic region, the following are encoded:
- the PARPBP gene encoding PCNA-interacting partner isoform X2 — protein sequence MIAFQQKMLNLIKCFRRQWPLFSNSERTTVCGADCMLMALQLSMAEVNKQHCGDFTVSLSDVLETWKYFLHDKLGLSYENMKEPKNYADLKKAYDAFLARNNMLDLIDICQKCYGLGLVSEDGSIAPVQLLEFISGIMNVQEDNGFVLSTPIPVSTQGQENVKVTILAKKCVCSYLSLLVNSKDDLALAHILNVPDRGLGREAFTNLKHVSQKKKMSIFLMATSFIRTVELGGRGCASSLFDPLRVHVKGLSDFVNFIDKLQEIIGEILNPSKLLCWTILLRCCLI from the exons ATGATTGCTTTCCAGCAAAAAATGTTAAACTTGATCAAGTGTTTCAGAAGACAATGGCCTTTATTTTCAAACTCTGAAAGGACTACTGTATGTGGAGCAGACTGCATGCTGATGGCGTTACAACTGTCAATGGCTGAAGTCAATAAACAG CATTGTGGAGATTTCACAGTATCACTTAGTGATGTGTTGGaaacttggaaatattttttacatgaCAAACTGGGATTATCgtatgaaaacatgaaagaacCTAAAAATTATGCTGACCTAAAAAAAGCCTATGATGCCTTCTTAGCAAGAAATAATATGTTAGATCTAATAGACATATGTCAGAAGTGCTATGGTCTTGGACTTGTATCTGAAGATGGAAGCATAGCTCCT GTTCAACTGTTGGAATTTATTTCTGGCATAATGAATGTACAAGAAGATaatggttttgttctttcaaCTCCTATACCAGTCAGCACACAGGGCCAGGAGAATGTGAAG GTGACAATCCTGGCAAAGAAGTGTGTGTGTTCATATTTAAGCCTGTTGGTGAATTCTAAGGATGATTTGGCATTGGCTCATATTCTAAATGTTCCTGACAGAGGACTTGGTAGAGAAGCCTTCACTAACCTAAAACAtgtttcacagaagaaaaaaatgtccatTTTCCTG ATGGCAACATCTTTTATCCGAACTGTAGAACttggaggaagaggctgcgcATCTTCATTATTTGATCCTTTAAGAGTCCATGTAAAGGGGCTTTCAGACTTTGTTAATTTTATTGACAAGCTGCAAGAAATTATTGGTGAAATCTTAAATCCAAG caaactATTATGTTGGACAATACTTCTACGCTGCTGTTTGATTTAA